A section of the Clostridium omnivorum genome encodes:
- the glpK gene encoding glycerol kinase GlpK yields MAKYVMALDQGTTSSRCILFNEKGLIESCAQKEFTQIYPKAGWVEHDAMEIWSTQISVAYEAMAKLNLGANDIAAIGITNQRETTVVWDKRTGMPIHNAIVWQCRRTAEKCDELKAKGFESTIRKKTGLILDAYFSATKIQWILDNVPGAREEAEKGNLLFGNIDTWLIWKLTNGKVHVTDYSNASRTMLFNIHELKWDKEILEELNIPISMLPEVKPSSYIYGYTDANLLGGEIPIAGAAGDQQAALFGQMCFREGTAKSTYGTGCFMLMNTGKKAIDSKHGLLTTIAWGIDGKVEYALEGSVFVAGAAIQWLRDELRMIKSAADTEEYANAVEDTNGVYMVPAFVGLGAPYWDPYARGTIVGLTRGAKKEHFIRAVLESLAYQAYDVLKAMEEDSNINLVSLKVDGGACANNFLMQFQSDVLGVKVDRPEVIETTALGAAYLAGLAVGYWKDREEIARNWSISRIFAPEIGEEKRNELLIGWHEAVNRASGWVK; encoded by the coding sequence GTGGCAAAGTATGTAATGGCGCTTGACCAAGGTACAACAAGTTCAAGATGTATATTATTTAATGAAAAAGGTTTAATTGAAAGCTGTGCTCAAAAGGAGTTTACTCAAATTTACCCTAAGGCGGGATGGGTAGAGCATGATGCAATGGAAATATGGTCTACTCAAATCAGTGTGGCTTATGAAGCCATGGCTAAATTAAATTTGGGTGCTAATGATATAGCAGCAATTGGAATAACTAATCAAAGAGAAACTACAGTAGTATGGGATAAGAGAACAGGAATGCCAATTCATAATGCTATTGTATGGCAATGTAGAAGAACTGCAGAAAAGTGTGACGAATTGAAGGCAAAGGGATTTGAAAGCACTATAAGAAAGAAGACAGGACTTATTTTAGATGCATATTTTTCAGCTACTAAAATACAGTGGATTCTTGATAATGTACCTGGTGCTAGAGAAGAAGCTGAAAAGGGAAATTTACTTTTTGGAAATATTGATACTTGGTTAATCTGGAAACTGACAAATGGAAAGGTACATGTAACAGATTATTCCAATGCTTCGAGAACTATGCTTTTTAATATCCATGAATTAAAATGGGATAAGGAAATATTAGAGGAACTTAATATTCCTATTAGCATGCTTCCAGAGGTTAAACCATCAAGCTATATATATGGATATACTGATGCTAATCTACTAGGGGGAGAAATTCCTATAGCAGGAGCCGCAGGTGATCAGCAGGCAGCCTTATTTGGACAAATGTGTTTTAGGGAAGGAACAGCTAAAAGCACCTATGGAACAGGATGCTTTATGCTTATGAATACAGGAAAGAAGGCTATTGATTCGAAACATGGACTACTTACAACTATTGCATGGGGAATTGATGGCAAGGTAGAGTATGCTTTAGAAGGAAGTGTATTTGTTGCTGGAGCAGCAATTCAGTGGTTAAGGGATGAACTTAGAATGATTAAAAGTGCAGCGGATACAGAAGAATATGCTAATGCAGTTGAAGATACAAATGGGGTTTATATGGTACCTGCTTTTGTTGGACTAGGAGCACCTTATTGGGATCCATATGCAAGGGGCACAATTGTTGGTCTTACTCGAGGTGCCAAGAAGGAACATTTTATTAGAGCTGTACTAGAATCACTAGCTTATCAAGCATATGATGTTCTAAAAGCTATGGAAGAAGATTCTAATATTAATCTGGTATCTTTAAAGGTAGATGGAGGAGCATGTGCTAATAATTTTCTTATGCAATTTCAATCTGATGTGCTCGGAGTTAAAGTTGACAGGCCTGAAGTAATTGAAACTACAGCACTTGGTGCAGCATATCTAGCTGGTCTTGCAGTAGGCTACTGGAAGGATAGAGAGGAAATAGCTAGAAATTGGTCCATTTCTAGAATCTTTGCTCCGGAAATTGGAGAAGAGAAAAGAAATGAGCTATTAATTGGATGGCACGAGGCAGTCAATAGAGCTTCTGGATGGGTAAAATAA
- a CDS encoding NAD(P)/FAD-dependent oxidoreductase produces the protein MYDVLIIGAGVIGCSIARELSRYDMKIGVVEKDLDVACGTTKANSAIVHAGFDAIPDSLKGKLNAKGNSMFDKLSKEIDFPFKRIGALVLCFNEEDIYKLEALKTQGEKNGVPGLKILNNDEIKALEHNISDEAVAALYAPSSGIVCPYEMTVALAENACENGAEFKFNTEVISIEKSEDGYIVKTNKGNLQTKIIINAAGVFADNINNMVSNSSINITARKGEYCLFDKEAGSITSRTIFQLPTAMGKGVLVTPTVDGNLLVGPNAVDIENKADVTTSREGLNEVLSKAKKSIGSLPMNKIITSFSGNRAHSSLDDFIIGEAKDAENFINAAGIESPGLSSAPAIAEMVRDIVVSKFQPKENHKFNPIRRGIPKFRELDNEERNELIKQRPEYGKIVCRCETVTEGEIIDAINGPLGARDLDGVKRRTRAGMGRCQSGFCSTRIMEILANELNIPLTEVTKYGGDSKILVGTNKDSI, from the coding sequence ATGTATGATGTTTTAATAATTGGAGCAGGTGTTATTGGATGTTCTATTGCCAGAGAGTTATCTAGATACGATATGAAAATTGGTGTTGTTGAAAAGGATTTAGATGTAGCTTGCGGTACAACTAAGGCTAATAGTGCTATAGTTCATGCCGGATTTGATGCCATTCCAGATAGCTTGAAGGGAAAGCTTAACGCTAAGGGAAATTCCATGTTTGACAAGCTATCTAAAGAGATTGATTTTCCATTTAAAAGAATAGGTGCATTGGTCCTTTGCTTTAATGAAGAGGATATATACAAACTGGAAGCTTTAAAAACCCAAGGAGAGAAAAACGGTGTTCCAGGTTTAAAAATATTGAATAATGATGAAATAAAAGCGCTTGAACACAATATAAGCGACGAAGCTGTTGCTGCACTATACGCACCAAGTAGCGGCATAGTATGCCCATATGAAATGACCGTAGCTTTGGCTGAAAACGCTTGTGAAAATGGAGCTGAATTTAAGTTTAATACTGAAGTTATAAGTATAGAAAAAAGTGAAGATGGATATATAGTTAAAACTAATAAAGGAAATCTCCAAACTAAAATTATTATCAATGCAGCTGGAGTATTTGCGGATAACATTAATAATATGGTCAGCAACAGCAGTATCAACATAACAGCAAGAAAAGGAGAATACTGCCTATTTGATAAAGAAGCAGGAAGTATTACTTCAAGGACAATATTCCAACTTCCAACTGCTATGGGTAAAGGAGTACTAGTAACTCCAACTGTAGATGGAAATTTACTTGTTGGTCCTAATGCTGTTGATATAGAAAATAAGGCTGATGTAACTACTTCAAGAGAGGGCTTAAACGAGGTCTTGAGTAAAGCTAAAAAGAGTATAGGAAGTCTCCCTATGAATAAAATTATTACGTCCTTCTCCGGGAATAGAGCACATTCATCTTTAGATGATTTTATTATAGGTGAAGCTAAGGATGCAGAAAACTTTATTAATGCAGCGGGAATTGAATCGCCAGGATTATCTAGTGCACCTGCTATTGCTGAGATGGTAAGAGATATAGTTGTAAGCAAGTTTCAGCCAAAGGAAAATCATAAATTTAATCCTATAAGAAGGGGAATTCCAAAGTTTAGAGAGCTTGACAATGAAGAGAGAAATGAACTCATAAAGCAAAGACCCGAATATGGCAAAATAGTATGCAGATGTGAAACTGTAACTGAGGGAGAAATAATCGATGCAATAAATGGACCTTTAGGTGCAAGGGATTTGGACGGTGTAAAAAGGAGAACTAGGGCAGGTATGGGAAGATGTCAATCAGGTTTCTGCTCTACTAGAATAATGGAGATATTAGCTAATGAACTTAATATTCCACTTACTGAAGTTACTAAGTATGGCGGAGACTCAAAAATACTAGTTGGAACCAATAAAGATAGCATTTAA
- a CDS encoding FAD-dependent oxidoreductase, whose amino-acid sequence MKEFDIVVIGGGPAGLAAAIAAKEKGIDSILVIEREHQLGGILNQCIHNGFGLHTFKEELTGPEYAHKFIEKLINLDISYKLNTMVLNISKDKVITAVNQEDGVIEIKAKAVILSMGCRERPRGAINIPGSRCAGVFSAGTAQKLVNVKGYLPGREVVILGSGDIGLIMARRMTLEGCKVKAVVELMPYSGGLKRNIVQCLQDYNIPLKLSHTVTNIKGKDRVEGVTIAEVDENRNPIKGTEEFIECDTLLLSVGLIPENELSKSMGVELNPVTSGPVVDDSMQTNIDGVFACGNVLHVHDLVDYVTLESYTAGENAARFVNGLCTKEKGIEVKNGNGISYVVPGRVNFSRIEDYIEFKFRVRNVYSNKFVSVYFDGERVFHIKKKILSPGEMEVVKLTKAVFGKYENCNSITITVEEE is encoded by the coding sequence ATGAAGGAATTTGATATTGTAGTTATAGGCGGAGGTCCTGCTGGTCTTGCAGCAGCTATTGCAGCAAAGGAAAAGGGAATAGATAGCATACTTGTTATCGAAAGAGAACATCAACTTGGCGGAATTTTAAATCAATGCATTCATAATGGTTTTGGACTTCATACTTTTAAGGAAGAACTAACAGGTCCAGAGTATGCACATAAATTTATAGAAAAGCTAATAAATCTTGATATATCGTATAAATTAAATACTATGGTTTTAAATATAAGTAAAGATAAAGTGATAACAGCTGTAAATCAAGAAGATGGGGTTATCGAAATAAAGGCTAAGGCAGTTATTCTATCTATGGGCTGTAGAGAAAGACCAAGAGGAGCTATTAATATACCAGGCAGCAGATGCGCTGGCGTATTTTCAGCTGGTACAGCTCAGAAGCTTGTAAATGTAAAAGGATACTTACCTGGCAGAGAAGTAGTTATTCTAGGTTCAGGAGATATAGGTCTTATAATGGCAAGAAGAATGACTCTTGAAGGCTGCAAGGTTAAGGCTGTTGTTGAGTTAATGCCATATTCCGGTGGCCTTAAGAGAAACATTGTACAATGTCTTCAGGACTATAACATTCCACTAAAACTAAGCCACACTGTAACAAATATCAAAGGCAAGGATAGAGTAGAAGGAGTAACAATTGCTGAAGTAGATGAAAATAGAAATCCTATAAAAGGTACTGAAGAATTTATAGAATGCGATACACTGCTTCTATCTGTTGGCCTTATACCAGAAAATGAACTTTCAAAGAGCATGGGAGTTGAGCTAAATCCTGTTACAAGTGGACCTGTAGTTGACGATAGCATGCAGACAAATATTGATGGTGTATTTGCCTGCGGTAATGTACTTCATGTTCATGATTTAGTGGACTATGTTACCTTAGAAAGCTATACTGCAGGAGAAAATGCAGCTAGGTTCGTTAATGGGTTGTGTACTAAAGAAAAAGGCATAGAGGTTAAGAATGGCAATGGTATTAGTTACGTGGTGCCAGGCAGAGTTAATTTTAGTAGAATAGAAGATTATATAGAATTCAAATTTAGAGTAAGAAATGTATATAGCAATAAATTTGTATCCGTATATTTTGATGGCGAAAGAGTATTTCATATAAAAAAGAAAATCTTAAGTCCTGGTGAAATGGAAGTTGTAAAACTCACTAAGGCTGTATTTGGCAAATACGAAAATTGCAATAGCATAACTATAACAGTGGAGGAGGAATAA
- a CDS encoding DUF1667 domain-containing protein, translating to MTKKELICIGCPLGCSLEVTIEDEDNIKVSGNTCKKGEIYGVKECTNPTRIVTTTVKVIGGTEEMLPVKTENDIPKGMILEIIKLLKNVNATAPVSVGGIIIENVLNTGVNIVAAKSVDKSVA from the coding sequence ATGACAAAGAAGGAACTTATATGTATTGGATGTCCACTTGGATGTAGTTTGGAAGTAACAATAGAAGATGAAGATAATATTAAGGTTTCAGGCAATACTTGTAAAAAAGGTGAAATTTATGGTGTTAAAGAATGTACTAATCCAACCAGAATAGTAACAACTACTGTAAAAGTTATTGGTGGTACCGAAGAAATGCTTCCAGTTAAAACTGAAAATGATATTCCAAAGGGTATGATATTAGAAATTATAAAGCTTCTTAAAAATGTAAATGCCACTGCACCAGTTAGTGTAGGAGGCATAATTATTGAGAATGTACTGAATACTGGTGTTAATATTGTTGCAGCCAAAAGTGTAGATAAAAGTGTAGCATAG
- a CDS encoding glycerol-3-phosphate acyltransferase, with translation MFYLKVLFICLFSFFMGAIPSAYVLVKLTTGKDLRKIGSGNIGATNAKRASENWLHGNILFCTTVLSDILKGVIPVLVAMLLTKDIANSLVRDSIITAAAIMTILGHDFMPFIKQGAGKGVSTTVGAFLLLAPIPVVIGMAAFLILRFFTKVVSKRSIIIALIISLSCIIMKISLPIIIGSLVSAVLIILRHKENIKRIINGEE, from the coding sequence TTGTTCTATTTGAAGGTATTATTTATTTGTCTATTTTCTTTTTTTATGGGAGCAATTCCATCTGCTTATGTACTTGTAAAACTTACTACGGGAAAAGATTTAAGAAAAATTGGAAGTGGGAATATAGGTGCAACTAACGCAAAAAGGGCATCAGAAAATTGGCTTCATGGGAATATACTCTTTTGTACCACAGTGTTATCTGACATTTTAAAAGGTGTAATTCCTGTGTTAGTAGCTATGCTGCTTACAAAAGATATAGCTAATTCGCTAGTAAGAGATTCAATTATAACAGCAGCAGCAATTATGACTATACTAGGACATGATTTTATGCCCTTTATTAAGCAGGGAGCTGGTAAAGGGGTCAGCACTACAGTGGGAGCATTTTTACTGTTAGCACCGATTCCTGTTGTTATTGGCATGGCTGCGTTTTTAATTCTAAGATTTTTTACAAAGGTAGTTTCAAAAAGATCCATTATTATTGCTTTAATTATTTCTCTATCTTGTATTATTATGAAAATATCACTCCCAATAATAATAGGATCCTTAGTATCTGCAGTGCTTATTATATTAAGGCATAAAGAGAATATAAAAAGAATTATTAATGGTGAAGAATAA
- a CDS encoding ABC-F family ATP-binding cassette domain-containing protein — protein sequence MITVTNIGLRYGERKLFEDVNIKFTPGNCYGVIGANGAGKSTFLKILSGEIEANTGDVSIAPGVRMSVLKQDHYQYDEYEVLETVIMGNERLYQIMKEKDALYAKADFTDEDGIKASELEGEFAELNGWEAEAEASSLLQGLGIGTDLHYKKVSELSGSEKVKVLLAQALFGNPGVLILDEPTNHLDIKSINWLEEFLINFDGTVIVVSHDRHFLNKVCTHMADVDFGKIKLYVGNYDFWYESSQLALQMAKDQNKKKEEKIKDLQEFIARFSANASKSKQATSRKKLLEKISLDDIQPSSRRYPFVGFKPEREVGNDILTVDRLSKSIEGEKVLDNISFTISKGDKIAFVGDNEIATSTLFKILAGELEPDSGEYKWGITITKAFFPKDNSEYFNDVDLNLVDWLRQFSEEKSESYLRGFLGRMLFSGDEALKDAKVLSGGERVRCMLSRMMLSSANALILDQPTNHLDLESITALNNGLMDYSSVILFASHDHQFVQTIANRIIEITPDGIIDKRMSYDEYLEFKNLQ from the coding sequence TTGATTACAGTAACTAATATAGGTTTAAGATATGGTGAAAGAAAACTATTCGAAGATGTAAACATAAAGTTTACTCCTGGCAACTGCTATGGTGTTATAGGAGCTAATGGAGCTGGGAAGAGTACATTTTTAAAAATATTATCTGGTGAAATTGAAGCCAATACTGGCGATGTAAGCATAGCACCAGGTGTTAGAATGTCTGTACTAAAACAAGACCACTATCAATATGATGAGTATGAAGTTTTAGAAACAGTTATTATGGGTAATGAAAGATTATATCAAATTATGAAAGAAAAGGATGCACTATACGCAAAAGCTGATTTTACTGATGAAGATGGAATAAAGGCATCTGAGCTTGAAGGCGAATTTGCGGAGCTTAATGGTTGGGAAGCTGAAGCTGAAGCTTCATCACTACTTCAGGGGTTAGGTATAGGTACAGATCTTCATTATAAAAAAGTATCTGAGCTTTCTGGTTCAGAAAAAGTTAAAGTTCTTTTAGCACAAGCTCTTTTTGGCAATCCAGGGGTACTTATTTTGGACGAGCCTACAAACCATCTTGATATCAAGTCAATAAACTGGCTTGAAGAGTTCTTAATAAACTTTGATGGAACTGTTATAGTTGTATCCCACGACAGACATTTCTTGAACAAGGTATGTACTCATATGGCCGACGTTGACTTTGGTAAAATTAAGCTTTATGTAGGAAACTACGACTTTTGGTATGAATCCAGCCAGCTTGCTCTTCAAATGGCTAAGGATCAAAACAAGAAGAAAGAAGAAAAAATTAAAGATCTTCAAGAATTTATTGCTAGATTTAGTGCTAATGCATCAAAATCAAAGCAGGCTACTTCCCGTAAGAAGTTACTTGAAAAGATCTCTCTAGATGATATCCAACCATCCAGCAGAAGATATCCATTTGTAGGCTTTAAACCAGAAAGAGAAGTAGGTAATGATATTCTTACTGTAGATAGATTATCTAAGTCAATTGAAGGTGAAAAGGTATTAGATAATATAAGCTTTACTATTTCAAAAGGTGATAAAATTGCCTTCGTTGGTGATAATGAAATAGCAACTTCTACATTATTTAAGATACTAGCTGGAGAACTAGAACCCGATAGCGGAGAATATAAATGGGGAATTACTATTACTAAAGCATTTTTCCCTAAGGATAACTCGGAGTACTTCAATGATGTAGATTTAAATCTTGTAGATTGGCTAAGACAATTTTCAGAAGAAAAATCTGAAAGCTATTTAAGAGGCTTCCTTGGAAGAATGCTATTCTCAGGAGATGAAGCTTTAAAAGACGCTAAGGTTTTATCTGGAGGAGAAAGAGTTAGATGTATGCTTTCAAGAATGATGCTTAGCAGTGCAAATGCTCTTATACTAGACCAGCCAACTAACCATTTAGATCTTGAATCAATTACTGCACTTAATAATGGCCTTATGGACTACAGCAGCGTTATTTTATTTGCTTCCCATGACCATCAATTTGTGCAAACAATAGCAAATAGAATTATTGAAATCACTCCTGATGGAATCATAGACAAGAGAATGAGCTATGATGAATATCTAGAATTTAAAAACTTACAATAA
- the lgt gene encoding prolipoprotein diacylglyceryl transferase, translated as MNPVAFSLFGLDIRWYGILIASGMIIGILIAQYSCKYRDLDYDTFINTILIALPLGIIGARLYYVIFEFDYYRNNISQILNIRQGGLAIHGGLIAGVLAAFLYLRKKRISFFKLGDVAVPSIILAQAMGRWGNFFNQEAHGGPVSYEFIKHFPGFIQKGMYIEGVYYQPTFLYESIWNIIVFFILINLLKRSKNTGIVFFTYIGLYSIGRFFIEGLRTDSLMLGNIRIAQLVSISGFVIWIAALIFYYFRGTVKRR; from the coding sequence GTGAACCCAGTAGCATTTTCTTTATTTGGACTAGATATAAGATGGTATGGAATATTAATTGCAAGTGGTATGATAATAGGAATACTTATAGCTCAATACTCTTGTAAGTATAGGGATCTTGACTATGATACCTTTATAAACACTATATTAATAGCATTACCACTAGGTATTATAGGTGCAAGACTATATTATGTAATATTTGAATTTGATTATTATAGGAATAATATAAGTCAGATTCTAAATATTAGGCAAGGCGGTTTAGCAATTCACGGTGGCTTAATTGCAGGTGTTTTAGCTGCCTTTTTATATTTAAGAAAAAAGAGAATAAGTTTTTTTAAATTAGGTGATGTTGCCGTGCCATCAATCATACTGGCTCAAGCCATGGGAAGATGGGGAAACTTCTTTAATCAAGAGGCGCACGGTGGACCAGTAAGCTATGAATTTATAAAGCATTTTCCAGGCTTCATTCAGAAAGGTATGTATATAGAAGGGGTTTATTATCAGCCAACATTTTTATATGAATCTATTTGGAACATTATAGTGTTCTTCATTTTAATCAATCTTTTAAAAAGAAGTAAAAACACAGGAATAGTGTTTTTCACATATATAGGTTTATACTCAATTGGAAGGTTTTTTATAGAAGGATTGAGAACTGACAGTCTTATGCTTGGAAATATAAGGATAGCTCAGCTAGTGAGTATTTCTGGCTTTGTAATATGGATAGCAGCATTAATATTTTATTACTTTAGAGGAACTGTAAAAAGGAGATGA
- a CDS encoding metal-sensing transcriptional repressor, with translation MEKNNEDTTKQITNRLSRIIGQLQAIKRMTEEKRECGEVLIQISAARSALDSAAKMILQNHINTCIQDAVEKNDESAINDLNKVLSKFLY, from the coding sequence GTGGAAAAAAATAATGAAGATACAACTAAACAGATAACAAATAGATTATCAAGAATTATAGGGCAGCTTCAAGCAATCAAACGAATGACAGAGGAAAAAAGGGAATGTGGAGAGGTGCTAATTCAAATATCAGCAGCACGTTCGGCACTAGATAGTGCTGCTAAAATGATTCTGCAAAACCACATAAATACCTGTATACAAGATGCTGTAGAAAAAAATGATGAAAGTGCAATAAATGATTTAAATAAAGTTTTAAGCAAGTTCTTGTACTAA
- a CDS encoding spore coat protein, with amino-acid sequence MEITLSQKERMLLEDQKSHEQICIEKYTNYANAAKDNQLKQIFNANGQAERTHLDSINQLLNGQIPQMNQQQNQNSGQSMGNQSSSNTMNNTQASGVNLSDADMCSDLLMTEKYVSGAYDTAIFEFRDTGARDVLNHIQKEEQKHGEAIFKYMESKGMYNVK; translated from the coding sequence ATGGAAATAACTTTATCACAAAAAGAGAGAATGCTATTAGAGGATCAAAAAAGCCACGAACAGATTTGTATAGAAAAATATACAAATTATGCAAATGCAGCAAAAGACAATCAATTAAAACAAATATTTAATGCAAATGGGCAAGCTGAGAGAACCCACCTTGATAGCATTAATCAATTGTTAAACGGACAAATTCCTCAAATGAACCAACAGCAAAATCAAAATTCAGGGCAATCTATGGGAAATCAAAGCTCCTCTAACACTATGAATAATACTCAAGCAAGCGGTGTTAATTTATCTGATGCTGACATGTGCTCTGATTTATTAATGACAGAAAAATATGTTTCAGGTGCCTATGATACTGCAATTTTTGAATTTAGGGACACCGGAGCCCGTGATGTATTAAATCATATACAAAAGGAAGAGCAAAAACATGGAGAAGCAATATTTAAGTATATGGAAAGCAAAGGAATGTATAACGTTAAATAA
- a CDS encoding LysR family transcriptional regulator, giving the protein MTIKHLRIFVTVCNLGSITAAANKLYLAQPSVSLAIRELEEHYGIKLFDRISKKLYITEPGKKLLNYASHIISLFDEMEKEIKNWDSSGLLRIGSSITIGNYLLPKFVQDFQKHYPNIKVQVTIDTSEKIERMVISNIIDFAFVEGIVHSTLIQYEKLMDDDLVLICGTEHPLNYYNEVDIEMLKEYEFILREKGSGVREFFDSIMLLHGIEINPIWESVSTQAVIKAVSVGLGISVLPYHLVERDLKAGSIKQIKIKNVSLTRQFNIIYHKNKYLTNSMKEFINLCKI; this is encoded by the coding sequence ATGACAATAAAGCACTTAAGAATTTTTGTAACTGTATGTAATTTGGGCAGCATAACTGCTGCAGCAAATAAATTATACTTGGCACAGCCATCTGTTAGCCTTGCAATTCGTGAGCTTGAGGAACATTATGGTATAAAACTATTCGATAGAATTTCCAAAAAACTTTATATAACAGAACCTGGAAAAAAGCTTTTGAATTATGCCTCTCATATCATATCGCTTTTTGATGAAATGGAAAAAGAAATAAAAAATTGGGATTCAAGCGGTCTATTAAGAATAGGTTCAAGCATAACTATTGGTAATTACTTATTACCTAAATTTGTTCAGGATTTTCAAAAGCATTATCCTAATATTAAAGTTCAAGTTACAATAGATACTTCTGAAAAAATAGAACGCATGGTTATATCAAATATCATAGATTTTGCTTTCGTTGAAGGTATAGTACATAGTACCCTTATTCAATATGAAAAATTAATGGATGATGATCTTGTATTAATTTGCGGTACAGAGCATCCATTGAACTATTACAATGAAGTTGATATTGAAATGCTTAAGGAGTATGAATTTATCCTGCGTGAAAAAGGAAGTGGAGTAAGAGAATTTTTTGATAGCATAATGCTGCTTCATGGTATAGAAATTAATCCAATTTGGGAAAGTGTAAGTACGCAGGCAGTTATTAAAGCGGTGAGTGTGGGTTTAGGTATCTCTGTACTTCCTTATCACTTAGTCGAAAGAGACTTAAAAGCCGGAAGTATAAAGCAAATTAAAATAAAGAATGTATCTCTAACCCGTCAGTTTAATATTATTTATCATAAAAACAAGTATCTTACAAATTCTATGAAAGAGTTTATTAACCTTTGTAAAATATAG